The following are encoded together in the Thunnus maccoyii chromosome 18, fThuMac1.1, whole genome shotgun sequence genome:
- the tnnt1 gene encoding troponin T, slow skeletal muscle isoform X2 — translation MWLVHQIKTPRRKRRSVQNPNLWCLNLPLQRFLRERGWILIKRMEKDLLELHTLIDVHFEQRKKDEEELIGLMERIERRRADRAEIQRVRAEKEKDRQNRIAEERHRKEEEEAKRKADDDAKKKKVLSGMGANFGGFLAKAESRKGKRLTGREIKKKTLAERRQPLAIENLREDSLRQQAQEMWNWIYQLESEKFDFMEHMKHQKYEIIVLLNRIQHAQKFKKGHGKGKVGGRWK, via the exons ATGTGGCTGGTACATCAGATCAAGACGCCCAGGAGGAAG AGGAGGAGCGTCCAAAACCCAA ACCTATGGTGCCTCAACTTGCCCCTCCAAAGATTCCTGAGGGAGAGAGGGTGGATTTTGAT AAAGCGTATGGAGAAGGACTTACTGGAGCTGCATACTCTGATCGACGTCCACTTCgagcagaggaagaaggatGAGGAAGAACTTATTGGTCTCATGGAAAGAATC GAGCGCCGTCGGGCAGACAGAGCTGAGATCCAGAGGGTTAgagcagagaaggagaaggacAGACAGAACAGGATTGCg GAGGAGCGTcacagaaaagaggaagaggaagccAAGAGGAAGGCTGATGATGAtgccaagaagaagaaagttcTGTCAGGCATGGGAGCGAACTTTGGAGGCTTCCTGGCCAAG GCTGAGTCAAGGAAGGGCAAGCGCCTGACGGGCCGAGAGATCAAGAAGAAGACTCTGGCTGAAAGGCGGCAGCCGCTAGCCATTGAAAATTTGAGGGAGGACTCACTCAG GCAACAAGCCCAGGAGATGTGGAACTGGATCTACCAGCTGGAGTCTGAGAAGTTTGACTTCATGGAGCACATGAAGCACCAGAAATATGAG ATCATTGTGCTGCTGAACAGAATCCAACATGCTCAGAAATT tAAAAAGGGCCATGGCAAAGGGAAGGTAGGCGGTCGCTGGAAGTAA
- the tnnt1 gene encoding troponin T, slow skeletal muscle isoform X1, which produces MLLFFCVLLIFFLSSTEEERPKPKPMVPQLAPPKIPEGERVDFDDIHRKRMEKDLLELHTLIDVHFEQRKKDEEELIGLMERIERRRADRAEIQRVRAEKEKDRQNRIAEERHRKEEEEAKRKADDDAKKKKVLSGMGANFGGFLAKAESRKGKRLTGREIKKKTLAERRQPLAIENLREDSLRQQAQEMWNWIYQLESEKFDFMEHMKHQKYEIIVLLNRIQHAQKFKKGHGKGKVGGRWK; this is translated from the exons atgttgttgtttttttgtgttttgctcatcttttttctctcatcaacAGAGGAGGAGCGTCCAAAACCCAA ACCTATGGTGCCTCAACTTGCCCCTCCAAAGATTCCTGAGGGAGAGAGGGTGGATTTTGAT GACATCCACAGAAAGCGTATGGAGAAGGACTTACTGGAGCTGCATACTCTGATCGACGTCCACTTCgagcagaggaagaaggatGAGGAAGAACTTATTGGTCTCATGGAAAGAATC GAGCGCCGTCGGGCAGACAGAGCTGAGATCCAGAGGGTTAgagcagagaaggagaaggacAGACAGAACAGGATTGCg GAGGAGCGTcacagaaaagaggaagaggaagccAAGAGGAAGGCTGATGATGAtgccaagaagaagaaagttcTGTCAGGCATGGGAGCGAACTTTGGAGGCTTCCTGGCCAAG GCTGAGTCAAGGAAGGGCAAGCGCCTGACGGGCCGAGAGATCAAGAAGAAGACTCTGGCTGAAAGGCGGCAGCCGCTAGCCATTGAAAATTTGAGGGAGGACTCACTCAG GCAACAAGCCCAGGAGATGTGGAACTGGATCTACCAGCTGGAGTCTGAGAAGTTTGACTTCATGGAGCACATGAAGCACCAGAAATATGAG ATCATTGTGCTGCTGAACAGAATCCAACATGCTCAGAAATT tAAAAAGGGCCATGGCAAAGGGAAGGTAGGCGGTCGCTGGAAGTAA
- the tnnt1 gene encoding troponin T, slow skeletal muscle isoform X3, with protein MVPQLAPPKIPEGERVDFDDIHRKRMEKDLLELHTLIDVHFEQRKKDEEELIGLMERIERRRADRAEIQRVRAEKEKDRQNRIAEERHRKEEEEAKRKADDDAKKKKVLSGMGANFGGFLAKAESRKGKRLTGREIKKKTLAERRQPLAIENLREDSLRQQAQEMWNWIYQLESEKFDFMEHMKHQKYEIIVLLNRIQHAQKFKKGHGKGKVGGRWK; from the exons ATGGTGCCTCAACTTGCCCCTCCAAAGATTCCTGAGGGAGAGAGGGTGGATTTTGAT GACATCCACAGAAAGCGTATGGAGAAGGACTTACTGGAGCTGCATACTCTGATCGACGTCCACTTCgagcagaggaagaaggatGAGGAAGAACTTATTGGTCTCATGGAAAGAATC GAGCGCCGTCGGGCAGACAGAGCTGAGATCCAGAGGGTTAgagcagagaaggagaaggacAGACAGAACAGGATTGCg GAGGAGCGTcacagaaaagaggaagaggaagccAAGAGGAAGGCTGATGATGAtgccaagaagaagaaagttcTGTCAGGCATGGGAGCGAACTTTGGAGGCTTCCTGGCCAAG GCTGAGTCAAGGAAGGGCAAGCGCCTGACGGGCCGAGAGATCAAGAAGAAGACTCTGGCTGAAAGGCGGCAGCCGCTAGCCATTGAAAATTTGAGGGAGGACTCACTCAG GCAACAAGCCCAGGAGATGTGGAACTGGATCTACCAGCTGGAGTCTGAGAAGTTTGACTTCATGGAGCACATGAAGCACCAGAAATATGAG ATCATTGTGCTGCTGAACAGAATCCAACATGCTCAGAAATT tAAAAAGGGCCATGGCAAAGGGAAGGTAGGCGGTCGCTGGAAGTAA
- the syt5a gene encoding synaptotagmin Va translates to MRLVSVAGVRLRRAAEEEEREPPPPPPPSHHSNHQFANLKNKFFNELTHLPNHKLNMPMWAVGAIVVVVLALVACLGFCIYKKCFNKGKKPKKARERKGGRGRRKKDKEGEDGDDKKEGEEGKEEEEKEFFGKLEYSLDYNFTDNQLIVGILQAQDLPAMDMGGTSDPYVKVYMLPDKKKKFETKVQRKNLCPVFNETFTFKIPYNELGGQTLVLQVFDFDRFGKHDVIGEIKIAMNSIDLGQPIHEWKDLVGGEKEEQEKLGDICISLRYVPTAGKLTVNVMEAKNLKKMDVGGLSDPFVKVVLQHNGKRLKKKKTSVKQNTLNPYFNESFSFEIPFSQIQKIQVLITVYDYDKLGSNDAIGKCWIGYGASGVGLRHWSDMLANPRRPVAQWHTLCPEEEVDAALKAPIR, encoded by the exons ATGCGATTGGTCAGCGTGGCAGGGGTGCGGCTCCGCAGGGCagccgaggaggaggagcgagagcccccacctcctccaccccccTCGCACCACTCCAACCACCAGTTCGCCAACTTAAAGAACAAGTTCTTCAACGAGCTCACACACCTGCCAA ATCATAAACTCAACA TGCCCATGTGGGCCGTGGGTGCCATTGTGGTTGTGGTCCTTGCCCTTGTTGCCTGCCTGGGATTCTGTATCTACAAGAAGTGCTTCAACAAGGGCAAGAAGCCTAAGAAGGCCCGTGAAAGGAAGGGAGGACGCGGGCGCAGGAAGAAGGATAAGGAAGGAGAGGACGGAGACGACAAGAAG gaaggagaggaagggaaggaagaggaggaaaaggagttCTTCGGCAAACTAGAGTACTCGCTGGACTATAACTTCACTGATAACCAG CTGATAGTTGGCATCCTGCAGGCTCAGGACCTCCCAGCCATGGACATGGGCGGGACTTCAGATCCTTACGTCAAAGTCTACATGCTGCCggacaagaagaaaaagtttgAGACCAAAGTCCAGCGCAAGAATCTCTGTCCCGTTTTCAATGAGACCTTCACCTTTAAG atACCCTACAATGAGCTGGGTGGTCAGACTCTGGTGCTGCAGGTTTTTGACTTTGACCGTTTCGGTAAACATGATGTCATCGGCGAGATCAAGATTGCCATGAACTCTATAGACCTTGGACAGCCGATACATGAATGGAAGGATCTGgttggaggagagaaagaggag CAAGAAAAGCTGGGTGATATCTGCATTTCTCTTCGTTACGTCCCCACGGCCGGCAAGCTAACGGTTAACGTCATGGAAGCCAAGAACCTGAAGAAGATGGACGTTGGAGGACTGTCAG ATCCCTTTGTTAAGGTGGTGCTGCAGCACAACGGGAAGcgactgaagaagaagaagacgtcagtCAAACAAAACACCCTGAATCCTTACTTCAATGAGAGCTTTAGCTTTGAGATCCCCTTCTCTCAGATCCAG AAAATCCAGGTGCTGATCACTGTGTACGACTATGACAAGCTGGGCAGCAATGATGCCATTGGCAAGTGCTGGATCGGATATGGCGCCTCAGGTGTTGGGCTGCGCCACTGGTCAGACATGCTGGCCAATCCCAGGCGCCCAGTGGCCCAGTGGCACACGCTGTGcccagaggaggaggtggatgcTGCTCTGAAGGCCCCCATCCgctaa